The following are from one region of the Fusarium verticillioides 7600 chromosome 1, whole genome shotgun sequence genome:
- a CDS encoding hypothetical protein (At least one base has a quality score < 10) translates to MSMSYRAPLFSQVPTYAEDPEHGTELHPFARYRPASSLLGHDPDAQVHVPIPSDLADAALDPNSMTGWDFFEMALLTYTAISTDPQEFYEKHDLRPKRFQHPRHTEILVGITVYNEPKHLLRRTLLSVVQNIWYLNIRTQSKVWGKKSWTKIVVCILIDGLESADPDVLDVLTTIGLYQNGLCKKTTEKGEEVTGHLFEFSSHLATHLGCEDYPDGEVDAPKLVNNHLIRNSERSMRFPVQLMLLMKASNCGKLNSYRWLYNGFAKVLEPNITVHLDVGTKLGKQALFKLWKEFDLEPRLAAACGEISCSLGGNWLNILNPIVAAQNFEYKVGFQLDRTFESATGFLSLLPGACSAYRYVGSAGKPLEDMLLGDPTWIQGHNERLSLSPVNLLSPVNLNRHLADDRVMCFRIISKPNTHWLLKYVPVTATTDIPMTTTDFINQRRRWLNGAFFSTIYVLKRLFWLLSWLGSHSRLFYSRHSRSTASLETLRKDAPAGGIPFGKATPIVNAVIQIVYLATVLFQFILALGSRPRNHRISYIISFAIFGLIQAYLIMNLIYLVKRVADYKADDTWSSNYAYIGEFYADIGQSTIIVAGFSVFGVYILSALLALDPWHLLTSFAQFLFISSSYVNILNIYAFSNTHDVSWGRKGRHQDTEEGQRQEGPRPATIERRFTFSDQDPNIRSAATQRDETPQARNREYQEALARATAENETVSHERKRPQVLAVADAMMEFRTILLASYIFSNIFVCLIVMNDSIKILWWLGDSYWYKVWFFRIWLWANSISFLIRFAGCLWYHVVRVFSGFFRGTLT, encoded by the exons ATGTCAATGTCATATCGGGCACCTCTATTCTCGCAGGTTCCCACCTACGCTGAAGATCCTGAACATG GCACAGAACTGCACCCCTTCGCAAGATATCGCCCCGCATCGTCTCTCCTTGGCCATGACCCGGATGCTCAAGTCCACGTGCCGATTCCTTCAGACCTTGCAGATGCCGCGCTCGACCCCAACTCAATGACAGGATGGGATTTCTTTGAGATGGCACTTTTGACCT ATACAGCAATTTCAACAGACCCTCAAGAATTTTATGAGAAACATGATCTCCGGCCCAAGAGATTTCAGCACCCACGCCATACAGAGATTCTCGTTGGTATTACAGTTTACAACGAACCGAAACACCTGCTTCGCCGTACCTTGCTAAGTGTTGTCCAGAACATCTGGTATCTAAACATTCGTACACAGTCAAAAGTATGGGGAAAGAAATCCTGGACTAAAATCGTGGTTTGTATTCTcattgatggtcttgagtcGGCGGATCCCGACGTTCTCGATGTACTCACTACTATTGGGCTCTATCAAAATGGATTGTGCAAAAAGACAACggagaagggagaggaagtGACGGGACATCTT TTTGAGTTTTCGTCTCATCTGGCAACCCATCTTGGTTGCGAGGATTATCCAGATGGCGAGGTTGACGCCCCCAAGTTGGTAAACAACCACCTTATCCGCAACTCAGAGCGGTCAATGAGATTTCCAGTACAGTTGATGCTACTCATGAAGGCATCAAACTGCGGCAAGCTCAACTCGTACCGGTGGCTTTACAACGGATTTGCCAAAGTCCTGGAACCCAACATCACAGTCCATCTCGACGTAGGTACGAAACTGGGAAAGCAGGCGCTtttcaagctctggaaggaatttgatcttgagcctAGGCTTGCGGCAGCTTGCGGAGAGATCTCATGTTCCTTGGGTGGAAATTGGCTGAACATTCTCAATCCGATTGTCGCAGCGCAGAACTTTGAGTACAAGGTTGGATTCCAGCTCGATCGGACGTTTGAGTCTGCAACGGGCTTTCTGTCGCTACTGCCAGGAGCATGCTCAGCCTATAG ATACGTTGGCAGTGCTGGCAAACCACTTGAGGATATGCTTCTCGGCGACCCAACATGGATCCAAGGCCATAACGAGCGCCTATCCCTGTCCCCTGTCAACCTCCTGTCCCCTGTCAACCTCAATCGCCATCTTGCAGACGATAGAGTGATGTGCTTCAGGATAATTAGCAAACCAAACACTCACTGGCTGTTGAAATATGTCCCAGTCACCGCCACTACTGACATCCCCATGACGACAAccgacttcatcaaccaaagGCGAAGATGGCTCAATGGGGCTTTCTTCTCGACTATTTACGTCTTGAAGAGAT TGTTCTGGctcttgtcttggcttggttCTCACTCGCGGCTTTTCTACTCACGACATTCACgatcaacagcatctctGGAGACCCTCCGAAAGGATGCACCAGCTGGTGGTATCCCTTTTGGAAAAGCAACACCAATTGTCAACGCTGTCATTCAGATAGTGTACTTGGCGACTGTCTTGTTCCAGTTTATACTCGCCCTTGGAAGTCGTCCAAGGAATCATCGGATCAGCTATATCATCTCATTCGCTATTTTTGGACTCATTCAGGCGTATCTAATCATGAACTTGATCTATCTGGTTAAACGGGTCGCAGACTACAAGGCCGACGATACTTGGTCGAGTAACTACGCCTATATCGGGGAGTTTTATGCCGACATTGGCCAAAGCACCATCATCGTTGCTGGGTTTTCCGTTTTCGGCGTCTATATCCTCAGCGCTCTTCTGGCACTTGACCCATGGCATCTCCTCACCTCTTTTGCACAGTTCCTCTTTATATCATCCTCTTATGTCAACATTCTCAATATTTACGCTTTCAGCAACACACATGATGTCAGCTGGGGGAGGAAAGGTCGACATCAAGATACCGAAGAGGGtcagagacaagaagggCCAAGGCCAGCGACCATCGAGAGGCGATTCACATTTTCCGACCAAGATCCAAACATTCGATCCGCAGCGACCCAGCGCGATGAAACTCCACAAGCGAGAAACAGGGAGTACCAAGAGGCACTGGCTCGAGCGACGGCTGAAAATGAGACAGTGAGCCATGAGAGGAAGCGCCCCCAGGTCCTCGCAGTAGCAGACGCCATGATGGAGTTTCGCACGATTCTGCTTGCGTCATACATTTTCTCAAACATTTTCGTTTGTCTTATCGTCATGAATGACAGCATCAAAATCTTGTGGTGGCTTGGTGACTCGTACTGGTATAAGGTCTGGTTCTTCCGTATATGGCTATGGGCAAACTCGATCAGCTTTCTCATAAGATTCGCTGGGTGCCTGTGGTATCATGTGGTCAGGGTATTCAGCGGGTTCTTCCGTGGCACTTTGACGTGA
- a CDS encoding serine/threonine protein kinase → MPDFSDVFEKHWSFFPVEFKTHSTRQRELLSRQILPIKYCKSFREENSGFEAALHKVQIDPDYCDLVPKDTPLVFKIYKGYKMSEDYNLETENYSNLNGKAQHAITKCYGSFSCEETDFRVIILEYASEGSLRNFFRNIHPPVHAEEFQELWVNLVGLLDGLDALHTYHSSKQGRIHQDIKPDNILVFPNSAKSRFDARFKLTDFHVTEFKQLDREGKMTIDNWGSRLYSAPECYANFPAQFNVRPLVSPNIDLWALGAVFSEILVWSISGYTVLETFRKARQKEISTLTYIEARGIDACYHDGHERLPTVDRFLKDVLEHRRATDEVSPAISHMILNFMMTNERERLRAVEIKSLMQSITATVHQTNSSTYEAQVAKIRQSRLEESSSIIATSSDHIGLSDASSLRLWSDPEHTAGDTSLSTAPNTRDTGSGHKNQKGDPRIIEVYGYGSQPLHGDLETEDQKEIQSLASQDDHIDSLQSGITPLRVYQIASKLLVERFLDDDHLLDLYQQAVKRLDRTRFVNNHRILMKQYFLDLRATARSRAEEMSVDFLRSRKERIRISSVIYDLVLNQGEQVRRIFKMEIKDDQESILLVDRFLAAQEIYDHDRATGSDPESSDSSEDLSPEQEQTSQGEASKIEAVAIFMTAGSAFDSYKCHLDEFLHPKKLESDYREAIEPLMVSSEDCSTTPVDSQDATKTGVVDASVVKPETSPAAVETASPFVKQLVKGYSWLIKITRPRVKEGYRRLEWTCDCGSQLYADFLVLDEERFRRFAESLQSPPPKSSHEMIANAQSSQASSSRERESPVSNRDSPNINSHLLSSSSARPSGADTSSEAIPRSSSERGQRDHPAESPKSKAKYLALCIQTGTIYTTLEEAETSTFKLDAELLKEMKDVYTRIRGVRSKRNSLFIPIRLEYVKFMLWNKRQGYISITERPKSVPPEEDLQYDFAPLDAWPPMPDEVFFHYLEKGEEKCFQDRHWIPRLAVRRDNRIIEGHEASFGWGIHIIEGPNRWAIFALFLVTVFGSALAALLWSTIHNDIQGGTGLGQLIIALSSAILTASLFRLGYL, encoded by the exons ATGCCGGACTTTTCTGATGTTTTTGAGAAACATTGGAGTTTCTTCCCTGTCGAGTTCAAAACTCACTCAACCCGACAGCGAGAACTACTGTCTCGCCAAATCTTGCCTATTAAATATTGCAAATCATTCAGGGAGGAGAATAGTGGGTTCGAAGCGGCTCTGCATAAGGTTCAGATAGACCCTGACTACTGTGACCTGGTGCCAAAG GACACTCCGCTCGTGTTCAAGATTTATAAAGGATACAAAATGAGTGAAGATTATAATCTCGAGACTGAAAACTATTCGAATCTGAACGGCAAAGCGCAGCACGCTATCACCAAGTGCTATGGTTCCTTTTCCTGCGAGGAAACAGATTTCCGTGTCATTATCCTCGAATACGCCAGTGAAGGAAGCCTACGTAATTTCTTTCGAAATATTCATCCACCTGTCCATGCTGAGGAATTTCAAGAGCTTTGGGTCAACTTGGTAGGACTCTTAGATGGACTCGATGCTCTTCACACGTACCACAGTTCAAAACAAGG GAGAATCCACCAAGACATCAAGCCAGACAATATCCTGGTGTTTCCAAATTCTGCGAAATCCCGGTTTGATGCTCGATTCAAACTGACAGACTTCCATGTGACAGAGTTTAAACAGTTGGACAGAGAAGGGAAGATGACGATTGACAACTGGGGAAGTCGATTGTATA GTGCTCCGGAGTGCTACGCCAACTTCCCCGCTCAATTTAATGTCAGGCCGCTGGTTTCACCAAATATTGACCTTTGGGCTCTTGGGGCAGTATTCAGTGAAATCCTGGTCTGGTCGATCTCTGGATATACTGTTCTGGAGACATTTCGAAAGGCAAGACAGAAAGAAATCTCAACTCTGACTTACATCGAGGCAAGAGGAATTGATGCTTGCTACCATGATGGGCATGAGAGGCTGCCTACCGTTGACCGATTTCTCAAGGACGTACTTGAACACCGAAGAGCGACTGATGAGGTGTCACCCGCTATCAGCCATATGATTCTTAATTTCATGATGACGAATGAGAGGGAACGATTGCGTGCGGTAGAGATAAAGTCTCTCATGCAAAGTATAACAGCAACAGTTCACCAAACCAACTCATCTACGTATGAAGCTCAGGTTGCGAAAATTCGTCAATCTCGATTAGAAGAGTCGTCCTCGATCATTGCAACTTCGTCCGACCATATTGGTTTGTCAGACGCATCTTCATTACGACTCTGGTCAGATCCGGAACATACAGCTGGTGATACGTCATTATCGACCGCTCCAAATACGCGAGACACAGGTTCAGGGCATAAGAACCAGAAGGGAGATCCGAGGATTATAGAAGTCTATGGATATGGAAGTCAACCACTCCACGGGGACTTGGAGACAGAAGATCAAAAAGAAATCCAGTCTCTTGCCTCCCAAGATGATCACATCGATTCTCTTCAGTCTGGTATTACTCCTTTGAGAGTTTATCAAATTGCCTCCAAGTTACTGGTTGAGCGGTTCTTAGACGATGACCACTTACTTGATTTATACCAACAAGCCGTTAAACGACTGGATAGGACACGTTTCGTCAACAATCACAGGATCTTGATGAAACAATATTTCCTTGACCTTCGAGCAACTGCAAGATCTCGCGCCGAGGAGATGTCTGTAGATTTCCTGCGGAGCCGGAAAGAAAGGATCCGAATCTCCTCTGTTATTTATGATCTCGTTCTCAACCAAGGCGAGCAGGTCCGCAGGATATTCAAGATGGAAATCAAGGATGACCAAGAAAGCATCCTCCTAGTTGATCGTTTTCTGGCCGCGCAAGAGATCTATGACCATGATCGTGCAACTGGCTCGGAtccagaatcttctgattCCTCAGAAGACCTGTCTCCAGAACAGGAACAAACcagtcaaggagaagcgTCGAAAATCGAAGCAGTGGCCATTTTCATGACTGCCGGATCGGCATTTGACTCTTATAAATGCCACTTGGATGAGTTCCTGCACCCAAAGAAGCTTGAAAGCGATTACCGAGAGGCCATCGAGCCACTAATGGTGAGCTCTGAGGACTGCAGTACGACGCCGGTTGATTCGCAAGATGCCACGAAGACTGGAGTCGTGGATGCTTCAGTTGTCAAGCCAGAGACCAGCCCGGCTGCTGTTGAAACGGCTTCCCCTTTTGTAAAACAGCTCGTAAAGGGATATTCCTGGTTAATTAAGATCACTCGACCGAGAGTAAAGGAGGGCTACCGCCGCCTCGAATGGACATGT GACTGCGGATCTCAGCTCTATGCAGACTTTCTTGTGTTAGACGAAGAGCGATTCCGGCGGTTTGCCGAATCGCTACAAAGCCCGCCACCAAAAAGCAGCCACGAAATGATAGCGAATGCTCAGAGCTCGCAAGCTAGCTCTTCCAGAGAACGGGAGAGTCCGGTCTCCAACCGGGATAGTCCAAACATCaattctcatcttctgtcatCGAGTTCTGCGCGGCCCTCTGGGGCTGATACGTCTAGTGAAGCTATACCGCGATCCAGTTCCGAAAGGGGACAGAGGGATCATCCAGCGGAGTCACCAAAGTCCAAGGCAAAATATCTTGCACTTTGTATTCAGACAGGCACGATATACACGACTCTCGAAGAGGCCGAAACTTCAACCTTTAAGCTCGACGCAGAGTTACTTaaagagatgaaagatgtcTATACCAGGATTCGGGGTGTAAGATCTAAACGCAACTCTCTTTTTATACCTATTCGTTTGGAATACGTCAAG TTTATGCTTTGGAATAAAAGACAGGGCTACATATCAATAACCGAAAGACCCAAAAGCGTGCCTCCCGAGGAAGACCTTCAGTATGACTTTGCCCCTCTCGACGCCTGGCCTCCTATGCCGGATGAGGTCTTCTTTCACTACCTTgaaaagggagaagagaagtgtTTTCAGGACCGCCACTGGATTCCTAGGCTTGCTGTTCGCCGAGACAACAGAATAATCGAAGGCCACGAAGCCTCTTTTGGCTGGGGCATTCATATTATCGAGGGACCAAATCGGTGGGCTATCTTTGCATTATTTCTTGTCACCGTGTTTGGAAGTGCCCTGGCTGCTCTCCTTTGGTCTACTATTCACAATGACATTCAGGGCGGAACAGGGCTAGGGCAATTAATAATAGCATTATCATCGGCAATTCTGACGGCGTCTTTGTTTAGATTAGGGTACTTATAG